Proteins encoded together in one Calditrichota bacterium window:
- the lnt gene encoding apolipoprotein N-acyltransferase, translating to MNSRWGFLLAAILGALAFPPVSIWPLAYVALIPFLVAATDTTRAKVFGPAWRAGVLFYSGVLYWVGLNSGAPLWISIVAAFGMICILATIWAMVAWAVNRAAKNLSVIEAAMLFVVGYQALEVFWGTGELSFPWATWAMPMTAFYPAMQIAEWIDSQGIAFLVLTVNALLFLFWVTRKRTYLAIGLALIVLPLVWGAYRANQVDTTARMIHAASVQANTPAETKWQMSAAEILEDHVVLTDSLAGSNTEFVCWPETAVPTAIRFRQWAADTLRSVAERNNVTILTGATDYDVSGGTEIPYNAAFVIRPDTFGFQRSAKIHLVPFGERIPGQRWFPFLHDLHLGQAEFKPGDSVVVFSGKKIPPFSCLICFEVVYSDIAADAVKKGAQFFGHVTNDGWYGHSSGPYQHLALSKLRAVATRRSIVRAANTGISALILPSGRFVESLGYDKAGVIRGDVPARQDVTLAVELAKLWSMLYYGLFAVVLAIVWMRAQRYGMTGV from the coding sequence ATGAATTCTCGGTGGGGGTTTCTGCTTGCGGCAATCCTCGGTGCATTGGCCTTTCCGCCGGTGTCCATCTGGCCGCTGGCATACGTCGCATTGATTCCATTTCTGGTCGCCGCGACGGACACCACGCGTGCGAAAGTCTTTGGTCCGGCTTGGAGAGCCGGCGTTCTTTTCTATAGCGGTGTCCTCTATTGGGTCGGTCTGAACTCCGGCGCGCCCCTGTGGATTTCGATTGTCGCAGCTTTCGGAATGATCTGCATTCTTGCGACGATTTGGGCCATGGTCGCATGGGCAGTAAATCGAGCGGCAAAAAATCTCTCCGTGATCGAAGCGGCGATGCTGTTTGTGGTCGGTTATCAAGCACTCGAGGTGTTCTGGGGCACCGGTGAACTGAGCTTTCCGTGGGCGACGTGGGCGATGCCGATGACCGCGTTCTATCCGGCGATGCAGATTGCGGAGTGGATTGACTCGCAGGGCATTGCGTTCCTCGTGCTGACCGTTAACGCACTGCTGTTTCTTTTTTGGGTGACGCGCAAGCGCACCTACCTCGCAATCGGTTTGGCGTTGATCGTGCTGCCTTTGGTCTGGGGAGCATACCGCGCGAATCAAGTTGACACCACGGCACGCATGATTCATGCTGCCAGTGTACAAGCAAACACACCGGCGGAAACAAAGTGGCAGATGAGCGCGGCGGAGATTCTTGAAGATCATGTCGTGCTGACGGATAGCTTGGCGGGTTCAAACACAGAGTTCGTTTGTTGGCCTGAAACCGCGGTTCCGACGGCAATTCGGTTTCGCCAATGGGCTGCCGACACGCTGCGTAGTGTGGCGGAGCGAAACAACGTCACGATTCTCACCGGAGCGACGGACTACGACGTCAGTGGCGGGACGGAAATTCCCTACAACGCCGCGTTTGTAATTCGACCGGACACGTTCGGATTCCAGCGTTCGGCCAAGATTCACCTCGTGCCTTTCGGCGAACGCATCCCCGGACAACGCTGGTTCCCATTTTTGCATGACCTTCACTTGGGACAAGCTGAATTCAAACCCGGCGATTCCGTAGTCGTCTTCTCTGGCAAGAAGATTCCGCCGTTTTCATGTTTGATCTGCTTTGAAGTTGTATATTCTGATATCGCAGCGGACGCTGTTAAGAAAGGCGCGCAGTTCTTTGGGCATGTGACCAATGACGGCTGGTACGGACACTCAAGCGGCCCTTACCAGCATCTTGCTCTTTCCAAATTACGAGCCGTAGCAACAAGACGGTCCATTGTCCGTGCCGCCAATACCGGGATCAGCGCGTTGATCTTGCCCAGCGGCCGTTTTGTCGAATCCTTAGGATACGACAAAGCCGGAGTCATCCGCGGCGACGTTCCAGCGCGTCAAGACGTAACACTTGCGGTTGAGTTGGCAAAGCTCTGGTCAATGCTTTACTATGGATTGTTCGCCGTCGTACTGGCCATTGTGTGGATGCGGGCCCAACGCTACGGTATGACCGGAGTATGA
- a CDS encoding PDZ domain-containing protein has protein sequence MNLFITFVTLLLSAYSLYAAPTEGYYRWPTAYGNQVAFTADNDLWIAPLNGGAARRLTSAPGEERFAMFSPDGKWIAFSANYDGNIDVYIISPEGGEPRRLTYHPGADWVAAWTNDGRVAYRNYSDNGMRQYEMYLIGTDGGWPEKMALPEAAHIAFEPGGDRIAYTRFSLGFRTWKRYKGGWAEQIIVGSQKAQDYKQVTTWEGNNATPMWYGGKIFYVRNNDDRDNLYCMNPDGSDIQQLTQHRDYDVRWPSLADGKIAYTVGADVYVYDIAAGQTRKVDLMLPSEMLLARDKFISPDDYTNDYGLSPDGSRIVLGARGALFTASTERRGVILQSSSEQGERQKSPFYSKDGKEIFAWSDRMGDQTLWAFPADGKGEPRKVAPGPSTYNFSVAMSPDGEWGVCGNKDRTLALINLKTGSTSVLDSSDWEIYGYEWSPDSRYIAYSVTMPNKFGAIKIYDMKEKKIHLVTDPMFDSDSPTWDPEGKWLYFTSRRNQNAFYGENDYSFITLKTSQLFMLALAKDTKSPYLPEDNSIASDKKDDEKKEDDKKDKDKDKDKDKDKKDEKKVEVKIDWDGIVNRIVLLPSDPGRYGGLGATEGKLYYVAFDVRGWKDGDFHDFDEDPAVALRCFEIKKKKDNVVVDGARGYSFSLDGKKMVVRKKNDFIIMDAGDTKEPEPDKDDKDKGLHLEEWSYDVNPRAEWKQIYWEAWRLDRDFFYDPNMHGVDWKKQGDRYAALIDRITSRDELNDILGQLFGELNAGHAYIFGGDRERSKHIGVGMLGIDVTRESNGFYKIDKILAPDPWDKDRTSPLSQVGLDVKAGDYLVAIDRKPVNSVSNYFELLSNKSGKLVMVSVNDKPSVEGAREFVVKAMGDEGDLRYWDWVKGRMAYVKEHGGDDIAYLHLSDMSPPGMEQFMREYYPQVYGKKAFIFDVRNNGGGNIARWILSQLDRKIWSWGMARNGSRDHDPSSAFQGQMIALCDEQTGSDGETFSEGWKRLELGPLVGKRTWGGWVGIRGGKPFIDGGGSTQPEFTGWGADGKWLIEGPGVTPDVEVDQNVKHLLNGTDDQLDYAIKWCRDMIKKEPRKDVPMPPFPIKAATGPTQ, from the coding sequence ATGAATCTGTTCATCACCTTTGTCACACTGCTCCTGTCCGCATATTCGCTGTATGCCGCGCCGACGGAAGGCTATTACCGCTGGCCGACGGCCTATGGCAATCAGGTCGCATTTACCGCGGACAACGACCTTTGGATCGCCCCGCTGAATGGCGGCGCCGCGCGTCGTCTGACCTCCGCACCCGGAGAAGAACGTTTCGCCATGTTTTCACCGGACGGGAAGTGGATTGCCTTTAGCGCAAACTATGACGGAAACATTGATGTCTATATCATTTCACCGGAAGGCGGAGAGCCCCGTCGTCTGACGTACCATCCGGGGGCCGACTGGGTCGCTGCTTGGACGAATGACGGACGAGTTGCTTATCGTAATTACTCCGACAACGGCATGCGTCAGTACGAGATGTACTTGATCGGCACGGACGGCGGTTGGCCGGAAAAAATGGCGCTTCCCGAAGCCGCGCATATCGCCTTTGAGCCCGGCGGAGATCGTATCGCGTATACTCGCTTCTCGCTCGGATTCCGCACGTGGAAACGCTACAAAGGCGGATGGGCAGAGCAGATTATTGTCGGCAGCCAGAAGGCGCAAGATTACAAACAAGTGACCACGTGGGAGGGCAACAACGCTACTCCGATGTGGTACGGCGGAAAAATCTTCTACGTGCGCAACAACGACGATCGCGACAATCTCTACTGCATGAATCCCGACGGTTCGGATATTCAGCAGTTGACTCAGCATCGGGATTACGACGTGCGGTGGCCGAGCCTTGCCGACGGCAAGATCGCCTACACAGTCGGTGCGGACGTTTATGTCTACGATATCGCCGCGGGGCAAACACGCAAAGTCGACCTGATGCTGCCCAGCGAAATGCTCTTGGCTCGCGACAAGTTCATTTCCCCCGACGATTACACCAATGACTACGGACTTTCGCCTGACGGCTCACGCATCGTTCTCGGTGCGCGCGGTGCGTTGTTCACGGCCTCGACCGAGCGCCGCGGTGTTATTCTGCAATCTTCAAGCGAGCAGGGCGAGCGCCAGAAATCGCCGTTCTACAGCAAAGACGGAAAAGAAATTTTCGCGTGGTCAGACCGCATGGGTGACCAAACTTTGTGGGCGTTTCCGGCCGACGGCAAGGGTGAGCCTCGCAAAGTCGCTCCCGGACCGTCTACGTATAACTTTAGTGTCGCCATGTCCCCCGACGGCGAATGGGGAGTTTGCGGCAACAAGGACAGAACACTTGCTCTGATCAATCTCAAGACCGGATCAACGTCCGTGCTGGATTCTTCGGACTGGGAAATCTACGGGTACGAATGGTCTCCCGATTCTCGTTATATCGCCTACAGCGTGACGATGCCCAACAAGTTTGGCGCGATCAAGATCTATGACATGAAAGAGAAGAAGATTCACCTTGTCACGGATCCGATGTTTGACAGCGATTCGCCGACGTGGGATCCCGAAGGCAAATGGCTCTACTTCACGTCACGCCGCAATCAAAATGCCTTCTACGGCGAGAACGATTACTCTTTCATCACGCTGAAAACGAGCCAACTTTTCATGCTCGCGCTCGCGAAAGACACCAAGAGTCCGTATCTGCCCGAAGACAATAGTATCGCGAGTGACAAGAAGGACGACGAGAAGAAAGAGGACGACAAGAAGGACAAAGACAAAGACAAAGACAAAGACAAGGACAAGAAAGACGAGAAGAAAGTCGAAGTCAAGATTGACTGGGACGGAATCGTTAACCGTATTGTCCTGTTGCCGTCTGATCCGGGCCGTTACGGCGGATTGGGTGCGACGGAAGGCAAGCTCTACTATGTCGCTTTTGACGTGCGCGGATGGAAAGACGGCGACTTCCACGATTTTGACGAAGATCCTGCTGTTGCCTTGCGCTGCTTCGAGATCAAAAAGAAGAAAGACAATGTGGTGGTCGACGGCGCGCGCGGATACAGCTTCTCGCTGGACGGCAAGAAGATGGTGGTTCGCAAGAAGAACGACTTCATCATCATGGATGCTGGTGACACCAAAGAGCCGGAGCCGGACAAGGACGACAAAGACAAGGGTCTGCATCTCGAAGAATGGTCGTATGACGTCAATCCCCGAGCGGAGTGGAAGCAGATTTACTGGGAAGCATGGCGGCTTGATCGCGACTTCTTCTACGATCCCAACATGCACGGCGTGGATTGGAAGAAGCAGGGTGACCGCTATGCGGCTTTGATTGACCGCATCACGTCTCGTGACGAATTGAATGACATCCTCGGTCAGCTCTTCGGAGAATTGAATGCCGGCCACGCCTATATTTTCGGCGGCGACCGCGAACGCTCCAAGCACATCGGAGTCGGTATGCTCGGCATCGACGTCACGCGCGAGAGCAACGGCTTCTACAAGATCGACAAGATTCTTGCGCCCGATCCGTGGGACAAAGACCGAACGAGTCCGCTGTCACAGGTTGGTTTGGATGTGAAAGCCGGCGACTATCTGGTTGCCATCGATCGCAAGCCCGTGAACTCCGTGAGCAACTACTTCGAACTCTTGAGTAACAAGAGCGGCAAGCTCGTGATGGTCTCGGTCAACGACAAGCCTTCAGTGGAAGGCGCGCGCGAGTTCGTCGTTAAGGCGATGGGCGACGAAGGTGATCTTCGATACTGGGATTGGGTCAAGGGCCGGATGGCGTATGTCAAGGAACACGGCGGAGATGATATTGCATATCTGCACTTGTCGGATATGAGCCCTCCGGGAATGGAACAGTTCATGCGCGAATACTACCCGCAGGTTTACGGCAAGAAGGCGTTCATCTTTGATGTCCGAAACAATGGCGGCGGCAACATTGCCCGCTGGATCCTCAGCCAGCTTGACCGGAAAATTTGGTCGTGGGGAATGGCGCGCAACGGTTCGCGCGATCACGATCCCAGCTCGGCTTTCCAAGGTCAAATGATTGCGCTGTGCGACGAACAAACTGGTTCCGACGGCGAAACGTTTTCGGAAGGCTGGAAGCGCCTCGAGCTCGGACCGTTGGTTGGCAAGCGCACGTGGGGCGGATGGGTTGGCATTCGCGGCGGCAAGCCTTTCATTGACGGCGGTGGATCCACTCAACCTGAGTTCACAGGCTGGGGCGCGGATGGCAAATGGTTGATTGAAGGGCCCGGCGTGACTCCGGATGTCGAGGTCGACCAAAACGTCAAGCACCTTTTGAATGGCACGGACGATCAGCTCGATTATGCCATCAAGTGGTGCCGCGATATGATCAAGAAAGAACCCCGCAAAGACGTACCGATGCCGCCGTTCCCAATCAAGGCGGCGACTGGTCCAACTCAATAG
- a CDS encoding T9SS type A sorting domain-containing protein, whose amino-acid sequence MRWTHWLLLLCLTTAMSAMASDNATVLLPSDLDTRMLPSGALDDPQPDTLLYDNNAPAALITSQNFYARVRFTPQVDFSIISCYLLTIDGNSVDPACSAFVYTATPAPGGEQGYAIFNAPFPEFEFMDRNFNDTIDVAGGQDFYVVFGPIPGGTQGNGHWNPVYDNAPTASRSSFATTGRFGTYTAANGDWMIRVGGISGGVFTDLAAGDLYNDVNGEPKFNFHLGEEVALNQMIENIGTQAATAYVAEFSVTGPGGTEVFSEDFVGTNLDPGALIVASTAAFTPDAEGEYVASCNVLADGDDNADNNMSYLRFFVGGNGRWYRYDDDEGADSYTGFSAGNGWALKLEPDEWPARLTSIRIDLGGSGTGNFMIWMNDLNGLPTFPTVWTGTPAVVQGWNEIPITPPIDLFDGQGITFGYLFQTGINMGYDTDPPNCADIPQMDTIAYQLANSGNSIFFDDGGNLCIQAFFDSSSASNPNPVVATNTDTIDFGHWNPAWPPATRTLTIYNEGSEDPLVVSNVAVSPPNVTPAYDIEPTSFTIPAGGSHDVTVTFDPPIHRSWPGLITIYSNAFNDTAYVVLLRGVGDTTATDDVNQIDLPLPAEFSLGQNYPNPFNPSTEIQFSLPVQSNVRLTIVNMLGQEVAVLASGRYSAGTYNATFDGANLPTGLYFYRLDAGDFTSVRKMMLLK is encoded by the coding sequence ATGCGTTGGACCCACTGGCTCCTGCTCCTTTGCTTAACTACTGCGATGTCCGCCATGGCCTCGGACAATGCGACAGTGCTATTGCCGAGTGATCTGGACACCCGTATGCTCCCATCCGGAGCGCTTGACGATCCGCAGCCGGACACGTTGCTTTATGACAATAATGCACCGGCAGCACTAATCACATCTCAGAACTTTTACGCTCGTGTTCGCTTCACACCGCAGGTTGATTTTTCGATAATTAGTTGCTATTTGCTCACGATTGACGGCAACTCAGTCGATCCTGCCTGTTCTGCGTTTGTTTACACGGCTACACCGGCCCCCGGTGGCGAGCAGGGCTACGCAATCTTCAATGCCCCGTTCCCCGAGTTTGAGTTTATGGACCGCAATTTCAACGACACGATTGACGTTGCAGGCGGCCAAGATTTCTACGTAGTGTTTGGTCCGATTCCCGGCGGCACTCAGGGCAATGGCCACTGGAATCCTGTTTATGACAACGCACCCACGGCGTCCCGCAGCTCTTTTGCCACAACAGGCCGCTTCGGCACCTATACCGCTGCCAACGGCGACTGGATGATTCGCGTCGGCGGCATTTCAGGTGGTGTGTTTACGGACTTGGCCGCAGGTGATTTGTATAACGACGTCAACGGCGAACCTAAGTTCAACTTCCATTTAGGCGAAGAAGTCGCGTTGAACCAAATGATCGAAAATATCGGAACGCAGGCCGCAACGGCTTATGTCGCGGAATTCTCTGTGACCGGACCGGGAGGGACGGAAGTTTTCAGCGAAGATTTCGTTGGAACGAATCTCGATCCGGGTGCGCTGATTGTTGCTTCGACTGCCGCCTTCACGCCTGATGCAGAAGGTGAATATGTTGCCTCGTGCAACGTGCTTGCCGACGGCGACGACAACGCTGACAACAATATGTCTTATCTGCGCTTCTTCGTCGGCGGGAATGGTCGTTGGTACCGCTATGACGACGATGAAGGTGCCGATTCGTATACCGGCTTCTCGGCAGGAAACGGCTGGGCCTTGAAACTTGAGCCCGATGAATGGCCCGCCCGCTTGACCAGCATTCGCATTGACCTTGGTGGATCTGGCACCGGTAACTTCATGATTTGGATGAACGACTTGAATGGTTTGCCGACGTTCCCGACAGTTTGGACCGGCACGCCCGCAGTTGTTCAAGGCTGGAACGAAATCCCCATAACTCCGCCGATCGACCTTTTTGACGGACAGGGAATTACGTTCGGATATCTGTTCCAAACCGGCATCAACATGGGATACGATACGGATCCGCCGAACTGCGCCGACATTCCTCAAATGGATACGATTGCCTATCAGCTTGCCAACAGCGGCAACTCGATCTTCTTTGACGACGGCGGTAACCTCTGCATTCAGGCGTTCTTCGATTCTTCTTCAGCCTCGAATCCCAACCCCGTGGTGGCGACTAACACGGATACAATTGACTTCGGTCACTGGAATCCGGCCTGGCCGCCCGCCACACGGACGCTGACGATTTACAATGAAGGAAGTGAAGATCCTTTGGTTGTTTCAAACGTTGCGGTGTCTCCGCCGAACGTAACTCCCGCGTATGATATCGAACCCACTTCATTCACGATTCCCGCAGGCGGCAGTCATGATGTGACAGTGACCTTCGATCCGCCGATCCACCGTTCGTGGCCGGGCCTGATTACGATCTACAGCAACGCGTTCAACGACACGGCTTATGTCGTGCTTCTGCGCGGCGTCGGTGATACTACTGCGACGGATGACGTCAATCAGATTGATCTGCCGTTGCCGGCGGAATTCTCACTGGGTCAGAATTATCCGAATCCCTTCAACCCGTCCACCGAGATTCAGTTCTCGCTTCCGGTTCAGTCAAACGTACGTTTGACGATCGTGAACATGCTGGGTCAAGAAGTGGCCGTTTTGGCCAGTGGCCGCTATTCTGCGGGCACCTACAATGCCACCTTCGACGGCGCTAATTTGCCAACAGGACTGTACTTCTACCGCTTGGATGCGGGAGACTTTACGTCTGTGCGCAAGATGATGCTGCTTAAGTAA
- the bamD gene encoding outer membrane protein assembly factor BamD, with translation MSKFLSYAYLILVVALLIGCTSQTRFISDEGADSDWNRAKSLFERERYYKASQLLRDITLNYSGSAFIDSAYYYLALSGFEQQDYFVAADDFRRLVQQFPSSHLAGNAAYFEARCNYEMAPDYRLDQTFTEQAFDEFQRYLEDYPQNEFADSAYTYMGKCRDKLAEKRYMALKLYLRLQEYASAVIYSDAILSDFYDTKYADEAAFEKVRSLVKLKESEKAVAAVADYKRRFPDGKFLQRIISIESSLHATEDQAAKQ, from the coding sequence ATGTCAAAATTTCTCAGCTACGCATACCTAATTCTCGTAGTGGCGCTCCTGATTGGATGCACGTCGCAAACGAGGTTCATTTCCGACGAAGGCGCGGACAGCGACTGGAATCGCGCCAAAAGTCTGTTCGAGCGGGAACGCTATTACAAAGCCTCGCAGCTTCTGCGGGATATCACGTTGAACTACTCGGGTTCGGCGTTTATTGATTCGGCGTACTATTATCTTGCGTTGTCGGGCTTCGAACAACAGGATTACTTCGTTGCCGCGGACGATTTTCGCAGATTGGTTCAGCAGTTTCCCTCAAGCCATCTTGCCGGCAATGCGGCCTATTTCGAAGCTCGCTGCAACTACGAAATGGCGCCGGACTACAGGCTCGATCAAACGTTTACCGAGCAAGCCTTTGACGAGTTTCAAAGATACCTCGAAGACTATCCGCAAAACGAGTTTGCTGACAGTGCTTATACGTACATGGGCAAGTGTCGCGACAAACTCGCCGAAAAGAGATACATGGCGCTGAAGCTGTACCTTCGATTGCAGGAATATGCCTCGGCCGTGATTTACTCTGACGCGATTCTCTCGGACTTTTACGACACGAAATATGCCGATGAAGCGGCGTTCGAAAAAGTGAGATCATTGGTCAAATTGAAAGAAAGTGAAAAGGCCGTGGCGGCGGTTGCGGACTACAAACGGAGATTTCCGGACGGCAAGTTTTTGCAACGAATCATTTCGATCGAGAGTAGTTTGCACGCCACGGAGGATCAGGCCGCAAAGCAATGA
- a CDS encoding sigma-54-dependent Fis family transcriptional regulator: MSTTRILLVDDDLAFRKSTSKLLENDFCIIETAASGEAALARFAEIRFDAVLCDLVMQGMSGLELLPKLIEIDPHVPVIMVTGHGSIDSAIAAMKAGAVDYVTKPFDSDELRLRLMRAVEQERQRKEFEILQDQLLTRTGFSGMLGRSRAMEDVFALANKVASSDITVLVLGETGTGKGLLAQAIHANSARAKKPYVSVNCAALTPTLLESELFGHEKGAFTGAIERRIGRFELADSGTLFLDEIGELTPELQTKLLDVVQEKKFERVGGSQTIQVDVRLITATNRNLVERVKAGKFREDLYYRLNVVPISIPPLRARRDDIELLAAHFLSQAGERIGKPEIKFASAAWRKLLEHSWPGNVRELQNAIERAAVLAEGGEVTEILFAEIASTELQTALPTDRPLKDLLKDETERIEKAYLAALLGRFGGSVSKTAEHAGLDRRTIFEKMKQYDLRKEDYK; encoded by the coding sequence ATGAGCACGACGCGAATACTGCTTGTGGACGACGATTTGGCTTTCCGCAAATCAACGTCCAAACTGCTCGAGAACGATTTCTGTATCATTGAAACCGCAGCGTCCGGCGAAGCGGCCTTGGCACGCTTTGCGGAAATCCGTTTTGATGCGGTCTTGTGCGACTTGGTCATGCAGGGTATGAGCGGGCTTGAACTGCTGCCGAAACTAATTGAGATCGACCCGCATGTGCCGGTCATCATGGTCACAGGGCACGGATCGATTGACTCGGCAATCGCCGCAATGAAAGCGGGCGCCGTGGATTACGTGACAAAACCGTTTGACTCGGACGAATTGCGCCTGCGTTTGATGCGCGCAGTTGAGCAAGAACGCCAACGCAAAGAGTTTGAAATACTCCAAGATCAGCTTCTGACGCGCACGGGATTTTCCGGCATGCTCGGGCGGAGCAGAGCGATGGAAGACGTATTCGCTCTCGCGAACAAAGTGGCGTCAAGCGACATTACGGTTCTGGTCTTGGGCGAAACGGGAACGGGAAAGGGTCTGCTCGCGCAGGCTATTCATGCAAACTCGGCGCGCGCAAAAAAACCGTACGTGAGCGTAAACTGCGCGGCGCTGACGCCGACTCTCCTCGAAAGCGAACTCTTCGGTCACGAGAAAGGCGCGTTTACGGGAGCAATTGAGCGGCGCATCGGAAGATTTGAACTTGCGGATTCAGGAACGTTGTTTCTCGATGAGATAGGCGAGCTCACTCCCGAGCTGCAAACGAAGCTCTTGGACGTCGTGCAGGAAAAAAAGTTCGAACGTGTCGGCGGTTCACAAACGATTCAGGTGGACGTCAGACTTATCACCGCAACGAACCGAAACTTGGTTGAGCGTGTAAAGGCCGGAAAATTTCGTGAGGACTTGTATTACCGTCTGAACGTCGTGCCGATTTCGATTCCGCCACTCCGTGCGCGGAGGGATGATATCGAGTTGCTTGCAGCACATTTTCTGTCACAGGCAGGCGAACGAATCGGAAAACCCGAAATTAAGTTTGCGTCTGCCGCGTGGCGAAAACTTCTGGAACACTCGTGGCCGGGAAATGTGCGGGAGTTGCAAAACGCTATCGAACGAGCGGCGGTGCTTGCAGAGGGCGGCGAGGTTACGGAGATTCTGTTTGCAGAAATCGCTTCGACCGAACTACAGACAGCTCTGCCAACAGACCGGCCGCTTAAGGACCTTTTGAAGGATGAGACAGAACGGATCGAGAAAGCCTATTTGGCAGCCTTGCTGGGCCGCTTTGGAGGCAGTGTCAGCAAAACCGCAGAGCATGCTGGCTTGGACCGGAGAACGATTTTCGAGAAAATGAAGCAATATGACCTTCGAAAAGAAGACTATAAGTGA
- a CDS encoding Gfo/Idh/MocA family oxidoreductase produces MSDRFRVGIVGAGGVSQLFHIPLLKKSAYADVVAIADNDYAKAATLAERSKIPKYYRDAEKMFADPEIDAVHINTPTNSHMALTLAALEAGKHVLVEKPMARKSTEAQRMVQAAKKAGCYLMVGMNLRFRPDVMILHEFVHGGELGTVRVVRASWLKRKETWSRSPWLHESRISGGGVLMDLGLQLLDVCWWTLGKPKIKRVSAGISKDRLNLRVEDTFTAYFTLHGGATLQLNATWAYMSDESTAMTVFSGNKGIAELNPLKITKEIHGNLVNVTPAGPQLKSQTLYNKSFEYELEHFYNVIGGKAKPMSVPEDSAYILEAIEAAYKSASENREVVIGAEE; encoded by the coding sequence ATGTCGGACAGATTCAGAGTCGGTATTGTCGGCGCGGGCGGTGTCAGCCAGCTCTTTCATATCCCTCTCTTGAAAAAGAGCGCATATGCAGATGTCGTGGCTATCGCGGACAATGACTACGCAAAGGCCGCAACGCTCGCAGAGCGCTCAAAAATTCCGAAGTATTACCGTGATGCCGAGAAGATGTTCGCCGACCCCGAGATCGACGCCGTCCACATAAACACTCCCACCAACTCGCACATGGCACTGACGCTTGCGGCTCTTGAGGCGGGTAAGCACGTCTTGGTCGAGAAACCGATGGCGCGCAAGTCAACCGAAGCGCAGCGAATGGTTCAAGCCGCAAAGAAAGCTGGATGCTATCTGATGGTGGGCATGAATCTGCGTTTTCGCCCCGACGTGATGATTTTGCACGAATTCGTCCATGGCGGGGAACTGGGCACGGTGCGAGTGGTACGGGCGTCGTGGCTGAAGCGCAAAGAGACGTGGTCCCGCAGTCCGTGGCTGCACGAATCGCGCATTTCCGGCGGCGGCGTGCTGATGGACTTAGGCTTACAGCTCCTCGACGTTTGCTGGTGGACTTTAGGCAAACCAAAGATTAAGCGTGTTTCGGCGGGCATTTCCAAAGACCGGCTCAACCTGCGAGTGGAAGACACGTTTACCGCGTATTTCACATTGCATGGAGGCGCGACTCTGCAACTCAACGCGACGTGGGCCTACATGTCTGATGAATCCACGGCGATGACAGTCTTCAGCGGTAACAAAGGAATCGCGGAACTGAATCCGCTAAAGATAACCAAAGAGATCCACGGGAATTTGGTTAACGTGACTCCTGCCGGACCGCAGTTAAAATCGCAGACACTGTATAACAAGTCGTTTGAGTACGAACTTGAGCATTTTTATAATGTGATTGGGGGGAAGGCGAAGCCGATGTCGGTGCCGGAAGATTCCGCGTACATCTTGGAAGCGATTGAGGCCGCCTACAAGTCAGCTTCGGAGAATCGGGAAGTCGTTATCGGCGCGGAAGAGTGA
- the nadD gene encoding nicotinate (nicotinamide) nucleotide adenylyltransferase: protein MIRLGLFGGTFDPIHYGHLRTVEAARQELELPEIWMLPNPHPPHKLHLEMTPYSHRKEMLRLALAEFPALKLSDTEERVDGPAYTTETIRRVVKLFPENEPKELWLIVGADSLVELPKWKNPEDLFETAHVAALRRPGVDLADAPSKYVNRVRILETPLIPISATEIRRAIRGGQDTSPWLPATVRNYIEEHQLYR, encoded by the coding sequence ATGATCAGGCTAGGGCTTTTCGGCGGCACGTTCGATCCCATTCACTACGGCCATTTGCGAACGGTTGAAGCTGCGCGCCAAGAACTTGAATTGCCGGAAATTTGGATGTTGCCCAATCCGCATCCTCCGCACAAGCTGCATCTCGAGATGACGCCTTATTCGCATCGCAAAGAGATGCTCAGGCTTGCGTTGGCAGAATTCCCTGCGCTCAAGCTCTCTGACACCGAAGAACGTGTCGACGGACCTGCCTACACGACGGAGACTATTCGGCGAGTTGTCAAGTTGTTTCCGGAAAACGAGCCAAAAGAGCTTTGGCTCATTGTCGGAGCCGATTCATTGGTTGAGCTTCCAAAGTGGAAAAACCCCGAGGATCTGTTCGAAACCGCGCATGTCGCCGCCTTGAGACGTCCGGGGGTTGACTTGGCTGATGCTCCGTCCAAGTACGTTAACCGAGTTCGGATTCTGGAGACACCGCTCATTCCGATTTCCGCTACAGAGATTCGCAGGGCAATCCGCGGAGGGCAAGACACCTCTCCGTGGCTGCCGGCAACAGTGCGCAACTATATCGAAGAACACCAACTCTATCGGTAG